One genomic segment of Rhizorhabdus phycosphaerae includes these proteins:
- a CDS encoding zinc-binding dehydrogenase, translated as MPTRRIAAAVLSRSGENPAPYAQTRPLEVKTLELADPRPGEVLVRIDAAGLCHSDLSVINGDRPRPMPMALGHEAAATVLALGDEGDGSLSIGDRVVLVFLPSCGYCVACASGEGYLCANAATANGKGELLRGGSRLSCTDAEAGTAVHHHLGVSAFATQAVVDRRSVVKIDKDISPEIAALFGCAVLTGVGAVMNTAQVRPGESVLIYGLGGVGLAALIGALASGAQPVVAVDPAPEKRALALELGAAAAVAPGEDEVLFGTDVVIETVGKAAVLAQAYRAARRGGRIVTVGLPNPSEKLEINALSLVAEGKTLMGSYMGSSIPTRDIPRYIALWRSGRLPVEKLLTSVGPLEEINELMDKLAEGKAVRQVIVPGW; from the coding sequence ATGCCGACGCGTCGTATTGCCGCCGCCGTTCTGTCCCGGAGCGGCGAAAACCCCGCGCCTTATGCGCAGACGAGGCCGCTGGAGGTGAAGACCCTCGAACTCGCCGATCCTCGTCCGGGCGAAGTCCTGGTTCGGATCGACGCCGCGGGACTGTGCCATTCCGATCTCTCGGTGATCAATGGCGATCGCCCTCGCCCGATGCCGATGGCGCTAGGTCATGAGGCCGCAGCGACGGTGCTTGCGCTGGGTGACGAGGGCGACGGGAGCCTGTCGATCGGGGACCGGGTGGTGCTGGTTTTTCTCCCGTCCTGCGGATATTGCGTCGCCTGCGCGTCGGGCGAGGGGTATCTCTGCGCCAACGCAGCGACGGCCAACGGCAAGGGCGAGCTCCTGCGCGGCGGATCGCGCCTGTCCTGCACCGACGCCGAAGCCGGTACGGCGGTGCATCATCACCTCGGCGTGTCCGCCTTCGCGACGCAGGCTGTGGTCGATCGCCGTTCGGTGGTGAAGATCGACAAGGATATTTCTCCCGAGATCGCGGCATTGTTCGGTTGTGCCGTGCTGACCGGTGTCGGTGCGGTCATGAACACGGCGCAGGTCCGGCCGGGCGAGAGCGTGCTGATCTACGGCTTGGGCGGCGTCGGACTCGCAGCGCTGATTGGCGCCCTTGCGTCTGGTGCACAACCCGTCGTCGCGGTCGACCCTGCTCCTGAAAAGCGCGCGCTTGCGCTCGAACTCGGCGCGGCGGCAGCGGTCGCCCCGGGCGAGGACGAGGTGCTGTTCGGCACCGACGTCGTGATCGAGACCGTCGGCAAGGCCGCCGTGCTCGCCCAGGCCTACCGGGCGGCACGGCGCGGTGGACGCATCGTCACGGTCGGCCTGCCCAACCCGTCGGAAAAGCTCGAGATCAACGCATTGTCTCTGGTCGCCGAGGGCAAGACGCTGATGGGCAGCTATATGGGCTCGTCGATCCCGACGCGCGACATTCCGCGCTACATTGCCTTGTGGCGGTCGGGCCGCCTGCCGGTGGAGAAACTGCTTACTTCGGTCGGGCCCCTCGAGGAGATCAACGAGCTGATGGACAAGCTCGCCGAGGGCAAGGCAGTACGACAGGTCATCGTGCCGGGTTGGTGA
- a CDS encoding isocitrate lyase/PEP mutase family protein → MANPIFRQKLEAGQFFVVPGIQDMLAAVIANKVGFDIVYGTGYWLTASAWGLPDAGIATYTEMRNRMETLARTSKAAVIADGDTGYGGLLNVHHTVKGYEASGVTAIQIEDQEFPKKCGHTPYKRLISTEDMVEKIKVAVDARSSEDFVVIARSDARESEGLDGVLRRMEAYSKAGADVLFPEALHSEEEMRKACSTLDKPCMANMSNHGKTPVPPAAVLAEIGYAYAIYPSLTSLAACAAMEKALIDLKTDGIGQPDGLFDFSEFCSLIGFEDVWAFERKWGKAD, encoded by the coding sequence GTGGCAAATCCGATTTTTCGCCAGAAGCTCGAAGCGGGCCAGTTCTTCGTCGTACCCGGCATTCAGGACATGCTGGCGGCTGTCATCGCCAACAAGGTCGGCTTCGATATCGTCTATGGTACCGGCTATTGGCTGACTGCATCAGCATGGGGCCTGCCCGACGCGGGCATCGCGACCTACACTGAAATGCGCAATCGGATGGAGACGCTGGCGCGCACGAGCAAAGCCGCCGTCATCGCCGATGGCGACACCGGCTATGGCGGGCTGCTCAACGTCCACCACACGGTGAAGGGCTATGAGGCCTCGGGCGTCACCGCAATCCAGATCGAGGACCAGGAATTCCCGAAGAAGTGCGGCCACACCCCCTATAAGCGACTGATCTCCACCGAAGACATGGTCGAGAAGATCAAGGTCGCGGTCGATGCGCGCTCGTCGGAGGACTTCGTCGTGATTGCGCGGAGCGATGCGCGCGAAAGCGAAGGGCTGGATGGCGTTCTGCGACGCATGGAGGCCTATTCGAAGGCCGGAGCCGACGTGCTCTTCCCGGAGGCGCTCCATTCCGAAGAGGAGATGCGCAAGGCCTGCTCGACTCTCGACAAGCCCTGCATGGCCAATATGTCCAACCACGGCAAGACACCGGTCCCGCCCGCCGCCGTTCTGGCCGAGATCGGTTATGCTTATGCCATTTATCCATCGCTAACCAGCCTCGCGGCCTGCGCTGCGATGGAGAAGGCGCTGATCGACCTGAAGACTGACGGCATCGGCCAGCCCGATGGCCTCTTCGACTTCTCGGAGTTCTGTTCGCTGATCGGCTTCGAGGACGTCTGGGCGTTCGAGCGCAAATGGGGCAAGGCGGACTGA
- a CDS encoding IclR family transcriptional regulator: MEKGVPIRSITRSIAALKAINRHGSLSMMEIAKSAEVPYPTACRIVQTLLYEGLIEQEPARKRYRPTALVQTLATGFQHDDELVRIARPHIVGLTARVGWPVSIAIRVGREMMLRDSTHANSSLTFEHYYPGFTLPILDSASGKVSMAFADPEEREMILRFMRVSQDINLNYLATAEVSLDVDRIRADGYAVQGRNHFNLTPGKTSSIAVPIFRNGHFEAAMTMVFFVAAMKLSAALEAYLDDLKATAAAISYDLSNAPMGSA; the protein is encoded by the coding sequence ATGGAAAAAGGCGTTCCTATCCGTTCGATCACACGGTCCATTGCCGCTCTGAAGGCGATCAACCGCCACGGTTCGCTCTCCATGATGGAGATCGCGAAGTCTGCCGAAGTCCCCTACCCCACCGCCTGCCGGATCGTGCAGACTCTGCTCTACGAGGGCCTCATCGAACAGGAGCCGGCACGCAAGCGCTACCGGCCGACTGCTCTGGTCCAGACACTGGCCACCGGCTTCCAGCATGATGACGAACTGGTCCGCATCGCCCGACCGCACATTGTCGGGCTCACCGCGCGCGTGGGCTGGCCGGTTTCGATCGCGATACGCGTCGGGCGAGAGATGATGCTGCGCGACAGCACCCACGCCAATTCCTCGCTGACCTTCGAGCATTATTATCCGGGTTTCACCCTGCCGATCCTCGACAGCGCGTCGGGGAAGGTGTCGATGGCCTTCGCCGATCCGGAAGAGCGCGAGATGATCCTGCGCTTCATGCGCGTCTCGCAGGACATCAACCTCAACTATCTCGCCACGGCCGAGGTCAGTCTCGATGTCGATCGCATCCGTGCGGACGGCTATGCGGTACAGGGGCGCAACCATTTCAACCTGACGCCGGGCAAGACCTCGTCGATCGCGGTGCCGATCTTCCGCAACGGCCATTTCGAAGCGGCCATGACGATGGTGTTCTTCGTCGCAGCGATGAAGCTGTCGGCCGCGCTGGAGGCCTATCTCGACGATCTGAAGGCGACGGCAGCCGCTATCAGCTACGACCTGTCCAACGCTCCGATGGGCAGCGCCTGA